Proteins from a single region of bacterium:
- a CDS encoding tetratricopeptide repeat protein gives MSPVTRRSPMDEGDDVSVTAEEQYRRGRDLLAAGQFADALEHFRNAHNLDQANPRYRSFYGLGLALVDRRFDRALELCRSAAKEEFFNPELYHNLSRVHLAFGFKAEAIRYLRRGLMIDPSNEEMLSELQNLGMRRAPVLTFLPRRHPINRLLGRVCRSWVRPGAFPVQQAA, from the coding sequence GTGAGCCCGGTCACCCGGCGTTCACCCATGGACGAAGGAGACGACGTGTCCGTGACCGCCGAGGAGCAATACAGACGGGGCCGGGATCTGCTTGCAGCGGGGCAATTTGCCGATGCCCTCGAGCATTTCCGGAATGCCCACAACCTCGATCAGGCAAACCCACGCTATCGGTCGTTCTATGGCCTGGGGTTGGCGCTGGTGGATCGACGCTTCGATCGGGCGCTCGAACTCTGCCGTTCGGCCGCGAAAGAGGAGTTCTTCAACCCGGAGCTCTATCACAACCTTTCGCGCGTTCACCTGGCGTTCGGATTCAAGGCCGAGGCGATCCGCTATCTCCGTCGGGGGCTGATGATCGACCCCAGCAACGAGGAGATGCTCAGCGAGCTCCAGAACCTCGGCATGCGACGGGCACCGGTGCTCACATTCCTGCCGCGTCGGCACCCCATCAACAGGCTACTCGGGCGCGTGTGCCGCTCATGGGTGCGACCGGGGGCTTTCCCGGTCCAACAGGCCGCCTGA
- a CDS encoding AURKAIP1/COX24 domain-containing protein produces the protein MGSVIKKRRKKMRKHKKKKLLKRARHKRKR, from the coding sequence GTGGGTAGCGTCATCAAGAAGCGCCGCAAGAAGATGCGCAAGCACAAGAAGAAGAAGCTCTTGAAGCGCGCGCGTCACAAGCGCAAGCGATAA